The following proteins come from a genomic window of Maribacter sp. HTCC2170:
- a CDS encoding AMP-dependent synthetase/ligase — translation MQKITRLFDFPNYQLEKYNLDKSLISKYNGEWVATSTKEYIDKANAISRGLLRMGVEKNDKIAVISMTNRTEWNIVDIGVLQLGAQNVPIYPTISQSDYEYILNHSGAKYCFVSCVEVLAKINAIKKNVPTLKEVFSFDTIDGCQNWNEVLKTGEDSSNQNLVEESKNNVLPVDLATLIYTSGTTGRPKGVMLSHNNLVTNVIDSEKHVPLRNGNSKALSFLPVCHVFERMILYLYQYCGVEIYFAESLEKMTENLKEVRPNVMTAVPRLYEKVYDKIVTKGSDLTGLKKAIFFWAVDVGLKYEPYGANGWLYEQKLKLARKLIFSKWQEALGGNLELMVSGSAALQARLTRIFAAAGMPIMEGYGLTETSPVVSVNDQTNGGFRIGTVGRVIDNVEVKIADDGEILVKGPNVMQGYYKDPEKTASVMTGDYFHTGDIGEIDSDGFLKITDRKKEMFKTSGGKYVAPALIENQLKQSRFIEQVMVVGEGEKMPAALIQPDFDFLKEWGKRHDLNFENMTEVVSHEQVVNRFQEEIDLANEYFAKWEKVKMFKLTPSAWTIDGGHLTPTMKMKRKKIKEIYMSLYNDIYGH, via the coding sequence ATGCAAAAAATTACCAGACTCTTTGACTTTCCTAATTACCAATTAGAAAAATACAACCTCGACAAGTCTCTTATCTCAAAATATAATGGTGAGTGGGTAGCCACTTCCACAAAAGAATATATAGACAAAGCCAATGCAATTAGTAGAGGGCTATTGCGAATGGGAGTTGAGAAGAATGACAAGATTGCTGTTATATCAATGACCAACAGGACAGAATGGAATATTGTTGACATAGGTGTTTTACAACTGGGTGCGCAGAATGTACCTATATACCCGACCATATCGCAATCGGACTATGAATATATCTTGAATCATAGTGGAGCCAAATATTGTTTTGTTTCATGCGTTGAAGTATTAGCGAAAATCAATGCTATCAAAAAAAATGTTCCTACTTTAAAAGAGGTTTTTTCTTTTGATACTATTGATGGGTGCCAGAACTGGAATGAAGTCTTGAAAACAGGGGAAGATTCTTCCAATCAAAACTTAGTTGAAGAGAGTAAAAACAACGTATTGCCAGTTGATTTGGCCACTTTGATATACACGTCGGGCACTACCGGAAGACCAAAAGGTGTAATGTTGTCCCATAATAATCTTGTGACCAACGTAATTGATAGTGAAAAGCATGTTCCACTAAGAAATGGTAATTCAAAGGCTTTAAGTTTTTTACCTGTATGCCACGTTTTTGAACGAATGATATTGTACTTATATCAATATTGTGGTGTTGAAATCTACTTTGCTGAATCATTGGAAAAAATGACTGAAAATCTTAAAGAAGTTAGGCCAAACGTGATGACAGCCGTACCGCGCTTATATGAAAAGGTTTATGATAAGATTGTTACTAAAGGAAGTGATTTAACAGGTTTGAAAAAAGCTATATTCTTTTGGGCCGTTGATGTTGGATTAAAATATGAACCTTATGGTGCCAACGGATGGCTGTATGAACAAAAATTAAAGCTAGCTAGAAAATTGATTTTCAGTAAGTGGCAAGAAGCACTAGGTGGAAACTTGGAGCTGATGGTCTCTGGGAGTGCAGCCTTACAAGCAAGATTAACACGCATTTTTGCAGCTGCAGGCATGCCCATAATGGAAGGTTATGGTTTAACTGAGACTTCACCCGTTGTGTCTGTAAATGATCAAACCAATGGAGGCTTTAGAATTGGTACTGTCGGAAGGGTTATCGATAATGTAGAAGTGAAAATAGCGGATGATGGTGAGATATTGGTAAAAGGACCCAATGTGATGCAGGGTTATTATAAAGATCCTGAAAAAACCGCTTCCGTAATGACTGGTGATTATTTCCATACCGGCGATATTGGTGAAATAGACAGTGATGGTTTTTTAAAGATCACGGACCGTAAAAAGGAAATGTTCAAGACCTCGGGAGGTAAATATGTTGCGCCAGCTTTGATTGAAAATCAGTTGAAACAGTCTAGGTTCATTGAACAGGTTATGGTTGTCGGTGAAGGTGAGAAAATGCCAGCAGCACTTATTCAGCCCGATTTTGATTTCCTTAAAGAATGGGGAAAAAGACATGACCTCAATTTCGAAAATATGACTGAGGTTGTTTCACATGAGCAGGTAGTTAATCGCTTTCAAGAAGAAATTGACCTTGCCAATGAATACTTTGCTAAATGGGAAAAGGTGAAAATGTTTAAGCTTACGCCCAGTGCTTGGACAATTGATGGAGGTCATTTGACCCCTACAATGAAAATGAAGAGAAAAAAAATCAAGGAAATATACATGAGCCTATATAATGACATTTATGGTCATTGA
- a CDS encoding 3-hydroxyacyl-CoA dehydrogenase/enoyl-CoA hydratase family protein, protein MNKHIKKAAVIGSGIMGSGIACHFANIGVEVLLLDIVPRELDEKEKAKGMTLEDKAVRNRLVNSSLAAALKSKPSPIYHQKFASRITTGNLEDDISKVAKVDWIIEVVVERLDIKKIVFENLEKHRTPGTLITSNTSGIPIKFMSEGRSDDFQKHFCGTHFFNPARYLKLFEIIPGPKTSPEVLDFLNGYGEQFLGKTSVVAKDTPAFIGNRIGIFSIQSLFHMVKDMGMTVEEVDKLSGPVIGRPKSATFRTVDVVGLDTLVHVANGIYENCSDDEKHELFKLPDFINTMMENKWLGSKSGQGFYKKIKNDKGKSEILTLDLDTMDYRTKKRASFATLELTKTIDKVVDRFKVLVSGKDKAGEFYRKSFAALFAYVSHRIPEITDELYKIDDAMKAGFGWEHGPFQIWDAIGLEKGMEIMKAEGQEPAAWVSEMAAAGINSFYSVKEGATYFYDIPKKSMEKVPGQDSFIILDNIRKSNEVFKNSGVVIEDLGDGILNVEFQSKMNTIGGDVLAGLNKAVDLAEKDFQGLVVGNQAANFSVGANIGMIFMMAVEQEYDELNMAIKMFQDTMMRMRYSAIPTVSAPHGMCLGGGCELSLHADKVVAAAETYIGLVEFGVGVIPGGGGSKEFALRAADTFKKNDVELNVLQEYFLTIGMAKVSTSAYEAYDLGILQKGKDIVVVNKDRQIATAKAHAKLMAEAGYTQPVKRKDIKVLGKQALGMFLVGTDAMEASHYISEHDHKIANKLAYVMAGGDLSEPTMVSEQYLLDIEREAFLSLCTERKTLERIQHMLKTGKPLRN, encoded by the coding sequence ATGAACAAGCATATTAAAAAAGCAGCAGTTATTGGCTCGGGTATAATGGGAAGTGGCATAGCCTGTCATTTTGCCAACATCGGTGTCGAAGTACTGTTATTGGATATAGTTCCACGAGAACTAGACGAAAAAGAAAAGGCCAAAGGCATGACCCTTGAGGACAAGGCAGTACGTAATAGATTGGTGAACAGTTCTTTGGCAGCGGCCTTGAAATCAAAGCCATCCCCTATTTATCATCAAAAATTTGCCTCAAGAATAACCACAGGTAATCTTGAAGACGATATTTCCAAAGTAGCTAAGGTAGATTGGATTATCGAAGTTGTGGTCGAACGATTGGATATTAAGAAAATAGTTTTTGAAAACCTTGAAAAGCATAGAACTCCAGGAACACTGATTACTTCAAATACTTCAGGTATTCCTATCAAATTTATGTCGGAAGGAAGAAGTGATGATTTCCAAAAGCACTTCTGTGGAACGCATTTCTTTAATCCAGCCCGTTATTTAAAATTGTTTGAAATCATTCCTGGTCCAAAAACTTCACCTGAAGTATTGGATTTCCTTAATGGATATGGTGAGCAATTTTTAGGAAAAACTTCAGTGGTTGCTAAAGACACTCCTGCATTTATTGGCAATAGAATTGGAATCTTCAGTATTCAGAGTCTTTTCCATATGGTGAAAGACATGGGAATGACCGTTGAGGAGGTTGATAAACTAAGTGGACCGGTAATTGGGAGACCAAAATCCGCCACATTCAGAACTGTTGATGTTGTTGGTTTGGATACATTGGTGCACGTCGCCAATGGTATTTATGAGAATTGTTCCGATGATGAAAAACATGAGCTTTTCAAACTTCCAGATTTCATCAATACAATGATGGAAAACAAATGGTTGGGTAGTAAATCAGGGCAAGGATTCTACAAAAAAATAAAGAACGATAAAGGAAAAAGTGAAATCCTGACCTTGGATTTGGACACGATGGACTATCGCACCAAAAAAAGAGCCAGTTTTGCTACACTTGAGCTAACAAAGACCATTGATAAGGTTGTTGATAGATTCAAAGTTCTTGTCTCAGGTAAAGATAAAGCGGGCGAATTCTATAGGAAGAGTTTTGCAGCCTTATTTGCCTATGTGTCGCATAGAATTCCTGAAATTACCGATGAACTTTATAAGATTGATGACGCTATGAAAGCGGGATTTGGATGGGAACATGGTCCTTTTCAGATTTGGGATGCCATAGGCCTTGAAAAAGGAATGGAAATCATGAAGGCTGAAGGTCAAGAACCAGCAGCATGGGTTTCTGAAATGGCCGCCGCCGGAATAAATTCATTTTATTCGGTAAAAGAAGGAGCTACATATTTCTACGATATTCCTAAAAAATCCATGGAGAAAGTTCCTGGTCAAGATTCATTTATCATTTTGGACAACATTCGTAAATCCAACGAAGTATTCAAAAATAGTGGTGTCGTTATTGAAGATTTGGGCGATGGTATATTGAATGTAGAATTCCAATCCAAAATGAACACGATTGGTGGTGATGTTTTAGCAGGATTGAACAAAGCAGTTGATTTAGCCGAAAAAGACTTTCAAGGACTGGTTGTCGGCAATCAAGCAGCAAATTTCTCTGTTGGTGCCAACATTGGAATGATTTTCATGATGGCCGTGGAGCAGGAATATGATGAGCTGAATATGGCAATAAAAATGTTCCAGGACACGATGATGCGCATGCGTTATTCTGCGATTCCAACGGTATCGGCTCCTCATGGAATGTGCTTAGGTGGTGGTTGCGAATTGTCCTTACACGCTGATAAGGTTGTTGCCGCTGCAGAAACTTATATTGGTTTAGTTGAATTTGGTGTAGGTGTTATACCAGGTGGTGGCGGTTCTAAGGAATTTGCCCTGAGAGCTGCTGATACGTTTAAGAAGAATGATGTTGAATTGAACGTTTTGCAAGAATATTTCTTGACTATTGGTATGGCAAAAGTTTCGACCTCTGCTTATGAAGCCTATGATTTAGGAATTCTTCAAAAAGGCAAGGACATTGTTGTAGTAAATAAGGACCGACAAATAGCCACAGCCAAAGCACATGCCAAATTGATGGCTGAAGCCGGTTATACACAACCCGTAAAAAGAAAAGATATCAAGGTACTTGGTAAACAAGCATTGGGTATGTTCTTGGTAGGTACAGATGCTATGGAAGCAAGTCACTATATAAGCGAACACGACCATAAAATAGCAAATAAATTAGCCTATGTAATGGCCGGTGGAGATCTTTCCGAACCAACCATGGTAAGCGAACAATACTTATTGGACATTGAACGCGAAGCATTTTTAAGTTTATGTACAGAACGTAAAACTTTAGAGAGAATTCAGCATATGCTTAAAACAG
- a CDS encoding MarR family winged helix-turn-helix transcriptional regulator produces the protein MKEMTIDYTLRATWQSVARMYNEEAKGFGSTMAVGFTLLSIDPKTGTPSTALGPKMGMEATSLSRILKSMEEKGLIERKPNPKDGRGVLIHLTEFGLEKRNDSKNAVFNFNDKVKANVTEEQLNNFFEVMDTINRLISEKNITIKESTTN, from the coding sequence ATGAAAGAAATGACCATAGATTATACACTGAGAGCCACTTGGCAATCGGTTGCTAGAATGTACAATGAAGAAGCTAAGGGATTTGGTTCAACGATGGCTGTTGGCTTTACCTTGTTAAGTATTGACCCTAAAACCGGTACTCCTTCTACAGCTTTAGGACCAAAAATGGGAATGGAAGCAACCAGTTTATCAAGGATCTTAAAAAGTATGGAGGAAAAAGGGCTGATTGAAAGAAAGCCCAATCCTAAAGATGGAAGAGGAGTCTTGATACACCTCACTGAATTTGGTCTAGAGAAAAGAAACGACTCCAAAAATGCCGTTTTCAATTTTAACGATAAGGTCAAAGCAAATGTTACGGAGGAACAATTGAATAACTTTTTTGAGGTAATGGATACCATTAATAGGTTAATATCTGAAAAAAACATAACAATAAAAGAATCAACAACTAATTAA